Proteins encoded within one genomic window of Patescibacteria group bacterium:
- a CDS encoding TrmH family RNA methyltransferase, translating to MTPKQKLIIILDNVRSMYNVGAIFRLAAGLNVDELYLCGMTATPPRAEIHKTALGGETKVKWTYFDNTSNAIKQCQDNGYEIVSLEITSDAIPLADFSPGPKTALIVGHEVDGVDRFALAESTKHIFIPMHRDVNSLNVSTACAIAVWCIINKKG from the coding sequence ATGACACCAAAACAGAAATTGATTATTATTTTAGACAACGTGCGGTCGATGTATAACGTCGGGGCGATTTTTAGACTGGCCGCTGGATTAAACGTCGACGAGTTGTACCTATGCGGCATGACTGCAACTCCTCCACGCGCCGAAATACACAAAACTGCTCTGGGCGGTGAAACCAAAGTTAAGTGGACATATTTTGACAATACGTCTAACGCCATCAAGCAATGCCAGGATAATGGATACGAAATCGTGTCGCTAGAGATAACGTCTGACGCGATCCCATTAGCCGACTTTTCCCCAGGACCAAAAACCGCCCTAATTGTTGGCCACGAAGTCGATGGGGTTGATCGCTTTGCACTAGCCGAATCGACCAAGCATATTTTTATTCCAATGCACCGCGATGTGAACTCACTTAACGTCTCCACCGCTTGCGCAATTGCGGTTTGGTGTATAATAAATAAAAAAGGATAA
- the lexA gene encoding transcriptional repressor LexA, producing the protein MDPLTKRQKQTLDYIEQFIGENGYAPSYREIADYFKLSSVATVAEHIDSLTNKGYLNREANEARSLQLTPTWDEQSFSAPLMGIIAAGAPIQAVRTHETIDIPRDMMGPKVFALRVKGNSMIEDGIFDGDYVIIEQTTVAKNGDIVVALIDRENVTLKRFYQEKTHIRLQPANKTMKPILTKNVTVQGKVKGVIRKF; encoded by the coding sequence ATGGATCCATTAACCAAACGACAAAAACAAACCTTGGACTATATTGAGCAATTCATCGGAGAGAACGGCTACGCGCCTAGCTACCGCGAAATCGCCGATTATTTTAAGTTGTCTAGCGTTGCCACCGTGGCCGAGCACATCGACAGTTTAACTAATAAAGGATATCTAAACCGCGAAGCCAACGAAGCACGCTCACTACAGCTAACCCCAACTTGGGACGAACAAAGCTTTTCGGCTCCTTTAATGGGCATCATTGCCGCCGGTGCACCCATCCAAGCCGTTCGAACCCATGAGACTATTGATATCCCACGCGATATGATGGGGCCAAAAGTGTTCGCACTACGAGTTAAAGGTAATTCAATGATCGAAGACGGCATTTTTGATGGTGATTATGTCATTATTGAGCAAACCACAGTGGCTAAAAATGGCGATATTGTGGTGGCGTTAATTGATCGCGAAAACGTTACGCTTAAACGATTTTATCAAGAGAAAACGCACATCCGCCTGCAGCCAGCCAACAAAACCATGAAACCAATTCTAACCAAAAACGTCACCGTGCAAGGAAAAGTTAAAGGCGTAATCCGGAAATTCTAA
- a CDS encoding LytR C-terminal domain-containing protein: protein MAKFFDLNKKNEPDSADEKTAKTVDSSEKHIDTESEKVENVAIEHGAAFTDAPSEPENDKAEPKEDKPEHSQSVAVKPEIDEDEPKAPTIPRATAEMAPAQKIPPAQSIMPPVIKSSKKQKWITAFLSIILISLLALLVSQAVIFYNNSQTTTTASPSTTTSATPTATGTATPSISPSTTTTATPSSTALTKASVTVKVLNGGGVTGAATKASTVITAAGFTVSSTANAKSYSYTTSYVYYKNANEKDLATELAAALTGYSVTAKVDATMATSDTELVVVIGKK, encoded by the coding sequence ATGGCCAAATTTTTTGACTTAAACAAAAAGAACGAACCGGATAGTGCAGACGAGAAGACTGCCAAGACTGTCGACTCTTCTGAAAAACATATAGACACAGAATCAGAAAAAGTGGAGAACGTTGCCATTGAACACGGCGCAGCGTTTACAGATGCTCCGTCTGAACCTGAAAACGATAAGGCAGAACCCAAGGAAGACAAACCGGAACACAGCCAATCAGTTGCTGTTAAACCTGAAATTGATGAAGATGAGCCCAAGGCACCAACTATCCCACGGGCTACCGCCGAAATGGCTCCGGCACAAAAAATTCCACCAGCTCAATCAATTATGCCGCCGGTAATAAAATCATCAAAGAAACAGAAATGGATTACCGCATTTTTGTCAATTATCTTGATTTCGCTTTTAGCGTTATTAGTTTCTCAAGCTGTCATTTTTTATAACAACAGCCAAACTACTACCACCGCCTCACCTTCAACCACTACCAGCGCAACTCCAACCGCAACGGGAACAGCAACCCCGTCTATCTCGCCAAGCACCACCACTACCGCCACGCCCTCGTCCACTGCGTTAACCAAAGCATCTGTTACAGTTAAGGTGCTTAACGGTGGGGGAGTCACTGGGGCTGCCACAAAGGCATCCACGGTCATTACAGCCGCCGGTTTCACCGTTTCAAGCACTGCGAATGCGAAATCGTATTCATACACCACTTCTTACGTTTATTACAAAAACGCAAACGAAAAAGACCTCGCTACCGAATTAGCTGCCGCGTTAACCGGTTATTCTGTCACCGCCAAAGTAGATGCCACTATGGCCACATCTGACACCGAACTAGTAGTGGTTATTGGAAAAAAATAA
- the eno gene encoding phosphopyruvate hydratase, with amino-acid sequence MKIKEIVGRQILDSRGNPTVEADVILEDGSFGRAAVPSGASTGAHEALELRDGDKSVYNGLGVLKAVENINTIIKPDLIGLDVEDQRALDQRMIALDGTPNKAKLGANAILAVSMSLVKSAAVSQHQPLYRYLGGSGVNQLPVPLMNVINGGLHANNSTDFQEFMIAPIGAESFKVALQMGLEVYYTLKDLLKAKGVPTNVGDEGGFAISNSTNDEALAILVEAIEKSRYRPGEDIKIALDIASDEFFKDGKYVLKNDKVELDSAGMQAKVVDLVNNHPIFSVEDPLSEDDWTGYTALSSQIGEKVQIVGDDLYATNLDRLKKGASEKCTNAILIKLNQIGTVSETVDCINFAKQNGMAAIVSHRSGETTDTFIADLAVAMGTGQIKTGSPVRGERTAKYNQLLRIEEDLGPMARYAGLG; translated from the coding sequence ATGAAAATTAAAGAAATCGTTGGAAGACAAATTTTGGATTCACGCGGCAACCCAACTGTTGAAGCAGACGTTATTTTAGAGGACGGATCATTCGGGCGCGCCGCCGTGCCATCCGGGGCGTCAACCGGTGCACACGAAGCGCTCGAACTTAGAGACGGAGATAAATCTGTCTATAACGGCTTGGGCGTACTCAAAGCAGTTGAGAATATCAACACCATCATCAAACCAGATTTAATCGGGCTAGATGTAGAAGATCAGCGCGCCCTAGATCAACGAATGATTGCGCTTGACGGCACACCAAATAAGGCTAAGCTTGGCGCAAATGCCATACTAGCGGTTTCGATGAGTTTGGTTAAATCGGCCGCTGTGTCTCAGCATCAACCGCTCTATCGCTACCTAGGTGGTTCAGGGGTGAATCAGCTTCCGGTACCGTTAATGAATGTAATAAACGGGGGGCTGCACGCCAACAATTCCACCGATTTTCAAGAATTTATGATCGCCCCCATTGGCGCTGAGTCGTTTAAAGTGGCACTGCAAATGGGGCTAGAAGTTTACTACACCTTAAAGGATCTGTTAAAGGCTAAAGGCGTACCCACCAATGTGGGGGACGAAGGCGGCTTTGCCATCTCTAACTCAACCAACGATGAGGCACTGGCGATATTAGTTGAAGCAATTGAAAAATCCAGATATCGTCCCGGCGAAGATATCAAAATTGCCTTAGATATTGCCTCGGACGAATTCTTTAAAGATGGAAAATATGTGTTAAAAAACGATAAAGTTGAATTGGATTCAGCCGGAATGCAAGCGAAAGTGGTTGATTTGGTAAATAATCATCCTATTTTCTCAGTTGAAGATCCGCTTTCAGAAGATGATTGGACCGGATACACCGCGCTATCATCTCAGATTGGTGAAAAAGTGCAGATTGTTGGCGACGATTTGTACGCCACCAATTTGGACAGGCTCAAAAAAGGGGCTAGCGAAAAATGCACCAACGCTATCTTAATCAAACTTAATCAAATAGGAACGGTTTCTGAAACCGTAGATTGTATCAATTTTGCCAAACAAAACGGAATGGCCGCCATCGTCTCACACAGATCCGGCGAAACCACCGATACCTTTATTGCCGATTTAGCGGTGGCAATGGGAACGGGGCAGATTAAAACCGGATCACCTGTCAGAGGCGAGAGAACGGCGAAATACAATCAATTACTACGCATTGAAGAAGACCTGGGCCCAATGGCAAGGTACGCAGGGCTAGGTTAA
- a CDS encoding DUF3048 domain-containing protein, with amino-acid sequence MQLKRSPFIAIIITIIIVLSVGTLYLYMVNHTNLLKSSNKTFYLFRPKITATPTPVPLTASKLDGTMVTQELSDRHPLGVMIENHTEARPQFGLSTASFVYEAIAEGGITRYLAIYGPNDAPKVGPIRSARTYYVDWCNEYDCYYAHVGGNYDALKEKIPADKVKDLDQFANSGSYYRARRGSEATEHTMYSSTDKLYKLASLKTWFTPLRETYDIYSFFSAAPSPPVTATTFIKINFSFPQYDVRWDYNKTDNTYLRNLAAAPDVDANNNRQISAKNVIIQNISRSSVATAINENGWSMPTVGSGSATIYQGGVKIDGTWSKSSKYDRTQFFGADGKLITLYAGETWIEVVNPGSTVTSG; translated from the coding sequence ATGCAACTTAAGCGTAGCCCGTTTATCGCTATTATAATAACGATCATTATTGTTTTATCGGTTGGCACGTTATATTTATATATGGTCAATCATACCAATCTCTTAAAATCGTCAAACAAAACATTTTATTTATTCAGACCCAAGATCACCGCCACACCAACCCCGGTTCCATTAACCGCTTCAAAATTAGATGGCACAATGGTTACCCAAGAGCTTTCGGATCGGCATCCGCTGGGAGTGATGATTGAAAACCACACAGAGGCGCGCCCTCAATTTGGCCTCAGCACCGCCAGTTTCGTGTACGAGGCGATCGCAGAGGGCGGAATTACCCGATATTTAGCCATATACGGTCCAAATGACGCGCCAAAAGTTGGCCCCATTAGGAGCGCCCGAACCTACTACGTTGATTGGTGTAATGAATATGATTGTTATTACGCTCACGTTGGCGGAAACTACGACGCGTTAAAAGAAAAAATCCCTGCCGACAAAGTTAAAGATCTGGATCAGTTTGCGAATTCCGGATCGTACTATCGTGCACGGCGAGGTAGTGAGGCCACGGAGCACACAATGTATTCATCAACCGACAAACTTTACAAACTGGCTAGTTTAAAAACATGGTTTACACCACTAAGAGAAACATACGACATCTATTCATTTTTTAGCGCGGCGCCATCGCCACCGGTTACCGCTACCACGTTTATTAAAATTAATTTTTCTTTCCCGCAATATGACGTACGATGGGATTATAATAAAACCGACAACACCTACTTACGCAACCTTGCAGCAGCTCCGGACGTTGACGCCAACAACAACCGCCAAATTTCGGCCAAAAACGTGATCATTCAAAATATTTCTCGAAGCTCTGTGGCTACGGCCATCAACGAAAATGGCTGGTCCATGCCCACGGTTGGTTCGGGAAGCGCTACAATCTATCAAGGTGGGGTAAAAATTGACGGCACATGGTCGAAAAGTAGCAAATACGACCGCACCCAATTTTTTGGTGCTGATGGTAAATTAATCACACTTTACGCCGGCGAAACTTGGATTGAAGTGGTAAACCCCGGCAGTACCGTAACGAGCGGATAG
- a CDS encoding His/Gly/Thr/Pro-type tRNA ligase C-terminal domain-containing protein: MRINSNEIVEPPFKYRNPKGLSDILPDSQRYWQLSISILDHLSQSFGYHRVITPPIESKSLYDLAFSKDWQNQLIDAQMISNDEHYVLRAHPRVSLMRSYKENGFLHWPPPVHLAYQVNTMRKLDDAFVENYYYCFDVIGAKDATTNATLLMLLQKLACDLKLKKPVIMLHSNGCAKCRPNFDLLFKSQVHPHISDLCPRCKENPTVQNISNCELDSKAEWLVKMPQLLDNLCLSCHNQLTGVLETCDILGINYDVNPNLYTADEEAEQTIFGLKVGDEAVPSVIGFHYDNFASQLAEQPLTAIGLSFNLQQFSQFLENAHASLPDTEGIQVFIAQLGEQAKSRSIPLLQQLYNAGFSATTATESDSISQQLQIAERLRARITLIIGQKEAINGHIIMRDMVSGLQDNIYIDELLPVLQERLSA, translated from the coding sequence ATGCGTATAAATAGTAATGAAATAGTCGAACCACCGTTCAAGTACCGTAATCCAAAAGGATTAAGCGATATTTTACCGGATTCACAGCGCTATTGGCAACTAAGTATCTCCATTCTTGATCATTTATCTCAGTCGTTTGGCTATCACCGCGTCATCACCCCACCAATCGAATCAAAATCATTGTACGACCTAGCGTTCTCCAAAGACTGGCAAAATCAACTTATTGATGCTCAGATGATCAGCAACGACGAACATTATGTTTTGCGCGCTCATCCACGCGTCAGTTTAATGCGCAGCTACAAAGAAAACGGCTTTTTACACTGGCCGCCGCCGGTCCACCTGGCTTATCAAGTAAATACGATGCGAAAGCTAGACGACGCATTTGTCGAAAATTATTATTACTGTTTTGATGTCATCGGCGCCAAAGATGCTACCACCAACGCCACGCTCCTAATGTTATTACAAAAGCTGGCGTGCGATCTAAAGCTCAAAAAACCGGTAATTATGCTGCACAGCAACGGATGCGCCAAATGCCGGCCCAATTTTGATCTGTTATTCAAATCGCAAGTCCACCCACACATCAGCGATCTGTGCCCAAGATGCAAAGAAAATCCAACCGTTCAAAATATCTCAAATTGCGAGTTAGACAGCAAAGCGGAATGGCTAGTCAAAATGCCACAATTACTGGATAATTTGTGCTTAAGTTGCCACAATCAGCTTACCGGCGTACTGGAAACCTGCGATATTCTGGGCATCAATTATGATGTCAATCCGAACCTTTACACTGCCGATGAAGAGGCGGAGCAAACCATTTTTGGCTTAAAAGTAGGGGATGAAGCGGTGCCGTCGGTAATCGGATTTCACTATGATAACTTTGCCTCGCAACTTGCCGAACAACCGCTAACGGCCATTGGGCTTAGTTTTAATCTGCAACAATTCAGCCAGTTTTTGGAAAATGCCCACGCTAGTTTACCTGATACCGAGGGTATTCAGGTGTTTATTGCCCAGCTTGGCGAGCAAGCCAAATCAAGATCAATCCCCCTGTTACAACAATTGTACAATGCCGGTTTTTCGGCCACTACCGCCACCGAAAGCGATAGCATTTCACAGCAACTGCAAATTGCTGAAAGACTGCGTGCCCGCATTACTTTAATCATTGGGCAGAAAGAGGCAATCAACGGCCACATTATTATGCGAGATATGGTTTCGGGCTTGCAAGATAATATCTACATCGACGAGCTCTTACCGGTACTGCAAGAACGCCTATCTGCTTGA
- the nusA gene encoding transcription termination factor NusA, producing the protein MATNPIVSAIAQIAEEKGLSKEIILETVEAALAAAYRKDFGRPDQIIRVHLDPETDQMKVERVYNIVADDEIKELEAEMTVEQAKLFTKKPVVGEEVIIPLPTESDFGRIAAQTAKQVIIQRIREAERELLYQEFKEKEHMLLNGSVQQIEGENVVINLGKINGIMFPVEQIRGERYQVGNRLKVFVKEVVETMRGPQVSVSRADAAIVAKLFELEVPEIAAGTVEIRSISREAGTRSKVAVTALQEGLDPVGSCVGQHGIRVKAILEELGEEKIDIILWDENPIQFITNALSPAKVIKVTLNENERSAIVTVPEDQLSLAIGRNGQNVRLASKLTGWNLDINKEGDEPVVEAVAEEAPKKSAKKTTKAEKPAKEAKVKKPASKTKPKSK; encoded by the coding sequence ATGGCCACAAATCCAATTGTTTCCGCCATTGCCCAGATAGCCGAAGAAAAAGGGCTATCTAAAGAGATCATTCTAGAAACTGTCGAAGCCGCCTTAGCTGCCGCTTATCGTAAAGATTTTGGACGCCCGGATCAAATTATTCGTGTTCATTTAGACCCGGAAACCGACCAAATGAAAGTCGAGCGTGTTTATAACATTGTTGCAGATGACGAAATCAAAGAGCTTGAAGCCGAAATGACGGTAGAACAAGCAAAATTGTTTACCAAAAAACCGGTTGTCGGCGAAGAGGTAATCATCCCGCTACCAACCGAAAGTGATTTTGGTCGTATTGCCGCTCAAACCGCCAAACAAGTAATCATTCAGCGCATCCGCGAAGCAGAGCGCGAGTTGCTGTATCAAGAGTTCAAAGAAAAAGAGCATATGCTACTTAACGGTTCGGTTCAGCAAATTGAGGGTGAAAATGTAGTAATCAACTTAGGCAAAATCAACGGAATTATGTTTCCGGTTGAGCAAATTCGCGGTGAGCGATATCAAGTGGGCAACCGTTTGAAAGTTTTTGTAAAAGAAGTGGTAGAAACAATGCGCGGGCCTCAGGTTTCAGTTTCTCGCGCCGACGCCGCTATTGTAGCCAAGTTATTTGAATTAGAAGTACCCGAAATTGCCGCCGGTACGGTAGAAATTCGATCTATCTCACGTGAAGCCGGAACCCGCTCAAAAGTGGCGGTAACCGCCTTGCAAGAGGGGTTAGATCCGGTTGGTTCGTGCGTTGGCCAACACGGCATTCGCGTCAAAGCAATTTTAGAGGAACTTGGCGAAGAAAAAATCGATATTATTTTATGGGATGAAAATCCAATACAATTTATTACCAATGCATTGTCACCAGCCAAAGTCATTAAAGTAACCCTGAACGAGAATGAGCGCAGTGCCATTGTCACTGTGCCCGAGGATCAGTTATCGTTGGCCATTGGTCGCAATGGTCAGAACGTTCGTTTGGCCAGTAAACTGACCGGATGGAATTTAGACATTAACAAAGAAGGTGATGAGCCGGTTGTTGAAGCCGTGGCTGAGGAAGCACCTAAGAAATCTGCCAAAAAAACAACCAAAGCAGAAAAACCTGCTAAAGAAGCTAAGGTTAAAAAGCCAGCGTCGAAAACTAAACCTAAGTCTAAATAG
- a CDS encoding reverse transcriptase family protein encodes MPKKNGGYRVILSPLEPLKSVQRQILRHVLCDLRISSAAHGFVGGRDIITNALPHLQSHSMLGLDLADAFGNVWLGWMAYRESPRKTTGLKLGLHLDTWQALLPFISYVDDDDGILPQGAPTSPAIFNAMCCRMDTMLLKLAKNVGGVYTRYADNLTFSMPGPSVGQKLINAILRIVDDDGFPLNDDKTQLLRSANNFNRPLRLPGLNIINGQLVLPADTLKRFRSAMYRAGQDSCSDDDEVRDHARRSRRGIKGYVIRIYGELPPQLRGMYEKGRIHASEET; translated from the coding sequence ATGCCGAAGAAAAACGGTGGATATCGGGTGATCCTGTCGCCGCTTGAACCACTGAAATCCGTTCAACGCCAGATTCTTCGCCACGTGCTGTGTGACCTAAGGATTTCGAGTGCGGCACACGGATTCGTAGGTGGTAGAGACATCATTACTAATGCTCTACCCCATCTTCAGTCTCACTCCATGCTTGGTCTAGACTTGGCGGACGCATTTGGTAACGTCTGGCTTGGTTGGATGGCGTATCGTGAATCGCCTAGGAAGACCACAGGACTAAAACTGGGTTTGCATCTGGACACTTGGCAGGCACTGTTGCCGTTTATCAGTTATGTGGACGATGATGACGGGATTCTGCCACAAGGCGCACCAACGTCGCCGGCGATTTTCAATGCAATGTGTTGTCGAATGGACACAATGCTGCTGAAACTTGCCAAAAACGTGGGCGGAGTGTACACACGCTACGCCGACAACCTGACCTTTTCGATGCCAGGACCTTCAGTGGGGCAAAAGTTGATCAACGCAATCTTGCGTATTGTTGATGACGATGGTTTCCCACTGAATGATGACAAAACGCAACTACTACGCAGTGCCAACAACTTTAACCGGCCACTGCGCCTGCCAGGGCTGAACATCATTAATGGCCAACTAGTTCTGCCCGCCGACACACTAAAGCGCTTTCGTAGCGCTATGTACCGCGCTGGTCAGGACAGTTGCAGTGATGATGACGAAGTGCGCGATCATGCACGTCGATCGCGTAGAGGCATCAAGGGATACGTCATTCGCATCTACGGCGAGTTGCCGCCACAACTACGTGGCATGTACGAAAAAGGACGCATACACGCGTCCGAAGAGACCTGA
- a CDS encoding ATP-dependent Clp protease ATP-binding subunit, which produces MQEDQFSKFSPSTRDVLIKAQEIAMANNVPLATYHIILALLILPDSLAHGVLINNGLTLTKADEYLNAHKNDLAEQSDPKSMVTKDLINVLEKAMQLTATLGHVGLDTEHLLLATLSFKENSAYKLVSECAGNPDNITTNINNLFEELDRVNRINFDMDNDFEFNQNQPDDPVSAKTRKSANSPAALYATDLTDQARKGELDPVIGREIEIDRVIKILSRRTKNNPVLIGEPGVGKTAIVEGLAQRIANGDVPSALNGFRVLNLDLSLMVAGTMYRGQFEERIKKFINSITKLNDCIIFIDELHTIIGAGSAEGSLDASQILKPALAKGQIRLIGATTLDEFQKHIEKDAALTRRFQTIIVAEPTPKDTIKILHGLKANYEKHHQVTITDEAIEAAVNLSTRYITGRFLPDKAIDLLDESAADVRMHQRQKTSVINLIKQKDQLSEEKDRAVFEERYDVADQLQKQIVKIDNQIKNYNRVSSARQPLVSVSDIEKTVAQITDTPTSTLAKTELNQIKNIETIIAKEIIGQTEAISAVSNAIKRSRTGISQTNRPVGSFIFLGPSGVGKTELARVIARRVYGKDDALVKIDMSEFMEKHNVSRLIGAPAGYIGYEEGGKLTEIIRRHPYSVVLLDEIEKAHPDTFNILLQILEDGFITDTKGRKIDFRHAIIIMTSNIGLDELTHHAEIGFNSANSSQSYDQLKDKLLKELKVLMKPELLNRIDQAIVFKPLTPENIRQIVDIQVNQLLTRLNEKGIKLQIDLTARKYLAEKGFEPKNGARPIRRAIQTLIEDKIADGVLMGKINPNKTVLIRRTSDELEMVI; this is translated from the coding sequence ATGCAAGAAGATCAATTTTCAAAATTTAGCCCCAGCACCCGCGATGTGTTAATCAAAGCGCAAGAAATCGCTATGGCAAATAATGTGCCTTTAGCCACATATCATATTATTCTTGCGCTGCTTATATTGCCGGATTCATTGGCACACGGTGTCTTAATCAATAACGGCTTAACCCTAACCAAGGCCGATGAGTACCTAAACGCGCATAAAAATGATTTAGCGGAGCAAAGCGACCCAAAGTCGATGGTCACCAAAGATCTGATTAACGTTTTGGAAAAAGCGATGCAGTTAACCGCCACCCTTGGGCATGTTGGCCTAGACACCGAGCATCTGTTGTTAGCAACGTTATCGTTTAAGGAAAACTCGGCATATAAGCTAGTCTCAGAGTGCGCTGGCAACCCAGACAACATTACCACCAACATCAATAATCTGTTTGAGGAATTAGATCGAGTAAACCGCATCAATTTTGATATGGATAACGATTTTGAATTTAATCAAAACCAGCCCGACGATCCGGTTAGCGCCAAAACCCGGAAATCTGCTAACAGCCCGGCCGCACTTTACGCCACCGACCTTACAGATCAAGCTAGAAAAGGCGAGCTAGACCCGGTTATCGGCCGCGAAATTGAAATTGACCGAGTAATTAAAATATTATCCCGCCGCACCAAAAACAATCCGGTGCTTATTGGCGAACCCGGGGTGGGGAAAACCGCTATTGTAGAGGGATTGGCACAGCGAATCGCGAATGGCGATGTGCCGTCCGCCCTCAATGGCTTTAGAGTACTTAATTTAGATTTATCGCTAATGGTGGCGGGTACGATGTATCGCGGCCAATTTGAAGAACGAATCAAAAAATTCATCAACTCTATTACCAAATTAAATGACTGCATCATTTTTATCGACGAGCTACACACCATTATTGGCGCCGGTAGCGCCGAAGGCTCGCTAGACGCTTCACAGATATTGAAACCGGCACTGGCCAAAGGTCAAATTCGGTTGATTGGCGCCACCACATTGGATGAATTTCAAAAACACATCGAAAAAGATGCGGCACTAACGCGTCGGTTTCAAACGATTATCGTGGCCGAGCCAACGCCCAAAGATACTATCAAAATTTTGCACGGGCTTAAAGCAAATTACGAAAAACATCATCAAGTCACTATTACCGACGAAGCCATTGAAGCAGCGGTTAATCTGTCCACTCGGTACATTACGGGGCGATTTTTGCCAGACAAGGCGATCGACTTGTTAGATGAAAGCGCAGCCGACGTGCGGATGCATCAGCGCCAAAAAACCAGCGTGATCAACTTAATTAAACAAAAAGATCAGTTGTCCGAAGAGAAAGATCGCGCCGTATTTGAAGAGCGATACGATGTGGCAGACCAGTTACAAAAACAGATTGTCAAAATAGACAATCAGATAAAAAATTACAATCGAGTTAGCAGTGCAAGACAACCGCTAGTAAGCGTTTCTGACATCGAAAAAACTGTGGCGCAAATCACCGACACCCCCACCTCAACTTTAGCCAAAACCGAATTAAATCAAATCAAAAATATTGAGACCATTATTGCCAAAGAGATAATCGGGCAAACCGAAGCCATTTCTGCCGTCTCAAATGCCATCAAGCGCTCGCGTACCGGCATTAGCCAGACAAACCGGCCGGTTGGTTCGTTTATCTTTCTTGGGCCAAGCGGGGTGGGCAAGACAGAGCTGGCGCGGGTGATTGCTAGACGCGTTTATGGCAAAGATGACGCGTTAGTTAAAATTGATATGTCCGAATTTATGGAAAAGCATAATGTTTCTAGGTTGATTGGGGCACCCGCCGGATATATTGGTTACGAAGAAGGCGGCAAACTAACCGAAATTATTCGACGACATCCATATAGCGTGGTTTTACTGGATGAAATTGAAAAAGCCCACCCAGATACCTTTAACATTCTATTACAAATTTTAGAGGATGGGTTTATCACCGATACCAAGGGGCGCAAGATTGATTTTCGTCATGCGATTATTATTATGACCAGCAACATCGGACTAGACGAACTAACGCATCATGCCGAAATTGGTTTTAATTCCGCAAACTCCAGCCAATCTTATGATCAACTTAAGGATAAATTGCTCAAAGAACTTAAGGTACTAATGAAACCCGAACTATTAAACCGAATAGATCAAGCAATTGTTTTTAAGCCCTTAACGCCGGAAAATATCCGCCAAATTGTAGATATCCAAGTTAATCAACTTTTAACCAGATTGAATGAGAAGGGGATTAAGCTACAAATTGACCTAACCGCCCGAAAATATCTGGCCGAAAAAGGTTTTGAGCCCAAAAACGGGGCGCGCCCAATTCGCCGCGCTATTCAAACTTTAATTGAAGATAAAATTGCCGATGGTGTGTTGATGGGAAAAATTAACCCAAACAAAACCGTCCTAATTCGTCGCACTTCAGACGAACTAGAAATGGTCATATAA
- a CDS encoding GIY-YIG nuclease family protein produces MSKYYYVYILASCKNGTLYTGVTNDLIKRVYVHKNKYSQKGFTTKYGICLLVYYEMTEDVNSAIAREKQIKNWHRSWKIQLIKSKNPDWKDLYEEICI; encoded by the coding sequence ATGAGCAAGTATTATTATGTTTATATTCTAGCTAGTTGCAAAAATGGTACTTTATATACTGGAGTAACAAACGACCTGATAAAAAGAGTATATGTACATAAAAACAAATACAGCCAAAAAGGCTTTACGACAAAATATGGAATTTGCCTTCTTGTTTATTATGAAATGACCGAGGATGTGAATAGCGCTATTGCCAGAGAGAAACAAATCAAAAACTGGCATAGATCATGGAAAATCCAACTTATTAAAAGTAAAAACCCAGACTGGAAAGATCTGTATGAGGAAATTTGTATATAG